A single region of the Pseudomonas solani genome encodes:
- a CDS encoding LysR family transcriptional regulator has translation MPLPDLNLLVALDVLLDEGSVAGAARRMHLSAPAMSRTLARIREAVGDPILVRAGRGLVPTPRALELREQVRDLVERASGLFHADQVDLSGLERTFNIRTNDIFMVCYGGRLFELAHREAPGAVLRFVPEIDGDDDAMRAGRIDLMIGASLTLSPEIKSQGLFECRFTGMVREGHPVLEGPLDAARFATFEQISVSRRGLARGPIDQALAELGLSRKVVMIAPSFFSAVLAMLESDLVLPMPDPVVATCRRLGLPLRAFDIPLALETVRVRQSWHPRFDSDPAHRWLRGLIKRCCEEGLPG, from the coding sequence ATGCCCTTGCCCGATCTCAACCTGCTGGTAGCCCTGGACGTGCTGCTCGACGAAGGCAGCGTCGCCGGAGCCGCGCGACGCATGCACCTGAGCGCGCCGGCCATGAGCCGCACCCTGGCGCGCATCCGCGAGGCGGTGGGCGACCCGATCCTGGTGCGCGCCGGTCGCGGCCTGGTGCCCACGCCCCGGGCGCTGGAGCTGCGCGAGCAGGTGCGCGACCTGGTGGAGCGCGCCAGCGGCCTGTTCCATGCCGACCAGGTGGACCTCTCCGGCTTGGAGCGCACCTTCAACATCCGCACCAACGACATCTTCATGGTCTGCTACGGCGGCCGCCTGTTCGAGCTGGCCCACCGCGAAGCGCCGGGGGCCGTGCTGCGCTTCGTCCCGGAGATCGACGGCGACGACGACGCCATGCGCGCAGGGCGCATCGACCTGATGATCGGCGCCTCGCTCACCCTGTCCCCGGAGATCAAGTCCCAGGGCCTGTTCGAATGCCGCTTCACCGGTATGGTGCGCGAGGGCCATCCGGTGCTGGAAGGCCCCCTCGATGCGGCGCGCTTCGCCACCTTCGAGCAGATCAGCGTCTCCCGCCGTGGCCTGGCCCGGGGCCCCATCGACCAGGCGCTGGCCGAGCTGGGCCTGTCGCGCAAGGTGGTGATGATCGCCCCCAGCTTCTTCTCCGCCGTGCTGGCCATGCTGGAGTCCGACCTGGTCCTGCCGATGCCCGACCCCGTGGTCGCCACCTGCCGGCGCCTCGGCCTGCCCCTGCGCGCCTTCGACATCCCCCTGGCGCTGGAGACGGTGCGGGTGCGCCAGTCCTGGCACCCACGCTTCGACAGCGACCCGGCCCACCGCTGGCTGCGCGGCCTGATCAAGCGCTGCTGCGAGGAAGGCCTGCCCGGCTAA
- a CDS encoding MFS transporter, whose translation MNAPLSLPQAAAKPAAAPVPTPFGLRIVVGLVGVLLAVLVAGFNENVTKVALADIRGAMGIGRDEGTWLLALYAAPSVCAMAFAPWFSVTFSLRRFTLAAIGAFMVLGLLSPLAPNLQCLMALRALQGLAGGALPPMLMTVALRFLPANIKLYGLAGYALTATFGPGLGTPLAAFWVEVVGWRWAFWQIMPLSLLALAAVSWGLPQDPLRLERFRQFDWLGLLLGFPALSMLVVGLVQGDRLDWFETPLICLLLGGGSVLLVLFLLNEWKHPLPFFKLQLLKLRNLSFALFVLGGVLFVLLGVISVPSAYLAQVQGYRPLQSAPVFLVVALPQLLALPLVAALCNLRWVDCRWVLACGLAMLAVACWLGAGLTSAWVREDFYLVQALQIFGQPMAVLPLLMLSTGSITPPDGPFASAWFNTIKGFAAVLAGGVLEALGTLRLHLHSTQLVDRLGNSPLLEEGAQLARRVHQQASVLASADLYLCLAVLAAALIIAIPFVPTRIYPPRAPS comes from the coding sequence ATGAACGCGCCCCTGTCCCTGCCCCAGGCCGCCGCCAAGCCCGCCGCCGCACCGGTGCCGACGCCCTTCGGGCTGCGCATCGTCGTCGGCCTGGTGGGCGTGTTGCTGGCGGTGCTGGTGGCCGGCTTCAACGAAAACGTCACCAAGGTCGCCCTGGCCGATATCCGCGGCGCCATGGGCATCGGCCGTGACGAAGGCACCTGGCTGCTGGCGCTCTACGCCGCGCCCTCGGTCTGTGCCATGGCCTTTGCCCCCTGGTTCTCGGTGACCTTCTCCCTGCGCCGCTTCACCCTCGCGGCCATCGGCGCCTTCATGGTGCTGGGCCTGCTCAGCCCCCTGGCGCCCAACCTGCAGTGCCTGATGGCCCTGCGCGCCCTGCAGGGCCTGGCCGGCGGGGCGCTGCCGCCGATGCTGATGACCGTGGCGCTGCGCTTCCTGCCCGCCAACATCAAGCTCTACGGCCTGGCCGGCTACGCCCTGACCGCCACCTTCGGCCCTGGCCTGGGCACGCCGCTGGCGGCCTTCTGGGTGGAGGTCGTCGGCTGGCGCTGGGCCTTCTGGCAGATCATGCCCCTGAGCCTGTTGGCCCTGGCTGCCGTGTCCTGGGGGCTGCCCCAGGACCCGCTGCGCCTGGAACGCTTCCGCCAGTTCGATTGGCTGGGCCTGCTATTGGGCTTCCCGGCGCTGTCGATGCTGGTGGTCGGCCTGGTGCAGGGTGACCGCCTGGACTGGTTCGAGACGCCGCTGATCTGCCTGCTGCTGGGCGGGGGCTCGGTGCTGCTGGTGCTGTTCCTGCTCAACGAATGGAAGCACCCGCTGCCGTTCTTCAAGCTGCAGCTGCTCAAGCTGCGCAACCTCAGCTTCGCCCTGTTCGTGCTCGGTGGCGTGCTCTTCGTGCTGCTCGGGGTCATCAGCGTGCCCTCCGCCTACCTGGCCCAGGTGCAAGGCTACCGGCCGCTGCAGAGCGCCCCGGTGTTCCTCGTGGTGGCCCTGCCGCAACTGCTGGCACTGCCCCTGGTGGCGGCCCTGTGCAACCTGCGCTGGGTGGACTGCCGCTGGGTGCTGGCCTGTGGCCTGGCCATGCTCGCCGTCGCCTGCTGGCTGGGTGCCGGGCTGACCTCGGCCTGGGTGCGCGAAGACTTCTACCTGGTGCAGGCGCTGCAGATCTTCGGCCAGCCCATGGCGGTGCTGCCGCTGCTGATGCTCTCCACCGGCAGCATCACACCGCCGGACGGCCCCTTCGCCTCGGCCTGGTTCAACACCATCAAGGGCTTCGCCGCAGTGCTCGCTGGGGGCGTGCTGGAAGCCCTCGGCACCCTGCGTCTGCACCTGCATTCCACCCAACTGGTGGATCGCCTGGGCAACAGCCCGCTGCTGGAGGAGGGCGCGCAACTGGCCCGCCGCGTCCACCAGCAGGCCTCGGTGCTGGCCTCCGCCGACCTCTACCTGTGCCTGGCCGTTCTGGCGGCCGCATTGATCATCGCCATCCCCTTCGTGCCCACGCGCATCTACCCGCCGCGTGCCCCGAGCTAA
- a CDS encoding HlyD family secretion protein — protein MTDTRPRTPLIAGALLAGAGLIAWSAWHFTAGNRGEGTNDAFVQADFTLVAPKVSGFIGEVLVEDNQPVTAGQLLARIDDRDYRAALSGARAKVASAEARLANARATLERQDALIRQAEATVEADRAEMEFARHELERYQHLAGQGAGTLQSAQQARSRFDTSRARQAEHAAALLATRKQTDVLAAQRDAAQAALEQARAGLERAELDLSHIELRAPMDGMVGRRAVRVGAFVSPGQVLLAVVPLARAYVVANFQETQLTHMRPGQVVQVTVDSFPGEVLRGRIESIAPATGVTFAAIAPDNATGNFTKVVQRIPVKVRLDEGQPLAARLRVGMSVEADVDTRGEPEALAGVN, from the coding sequence ATGACCGACACACGACCCCGTACCCCCCTGATCGCCGGCGCCTTGCTGGCCGGCGCCGGCCTCATCGCCTGGAGCGCCTGGCACTTCACCGCCGGCAACCGTGGCGAAGGCACCAACGACGCCTTCGTCCAGGCCGACTTCACCCTGGTGGCACCCAAGGTCTCCGGCTTCATCGGCGAGGTGCTGGTGGAGGACAACCAGCCGGTGACGGCCGGCCAGTTGCTGGCGCGCATCGACGACCGCGATTACCGTGCCGCGCTGTCCGGCGCCCGCGCCAAAGTGGCCAGCGCCGAGGCCCGCCTGGCCAACGCCCGGGCCACCCTGGAACGGCAGGACGCGCTGATCCGCCAGGCCGAGGCCACGGTGGAGGCGGACCGCGCCGAGATGGAGTTCGCCCGTCACGAGCTGGAGCGCTACCAGCACCTGGCCGGGCAGGGCGCCGGCACCCTGCAGAGCGCCCAGCAGGCGCGCAGCCGCTTCGACACCAGCCGTGCGCGGCAGGCCGAACACGCCGCCGCATTGCTGGCCACGCGCAAGCAGACCGACGTGCTCGCCGCCCAGCGCGACGCCGCCCAGGCCGCCCTGGAGCAAGCCCGTGCCGGCCTCGAGCGGGCCGAGCTGGACCTTTCCCACATCGAGCTGCGTGCGCCCATGGACGGCATGGTCGGCCGCCGCGCGGTGCGGGTCGGCGCCTTCGTCAGCCCCGGCCAGGTGCTGCTGGCGGTGGTGCCCCTGGCGCGTGCCTACGTGGTCGCCAACTTCCAGGAAACCCAGCTCACCCACATGCGCCCCGGCCAAGTAGTGCAGGTGACCGTGGACAGCTTCCCCGGCGAGGTGCTGCGCGGTCGCATCGAGAGCATCGCTCCGGCCACCGGCGTGACCTTCGCTGCCATCGCCCCGGACAACGCCACCGGTAACTTCACCAAGGTGGTGCAGCGCATCCCGGTGAAGGTCCGCCTCGACGAGGGCCAGCCCCTGGCCGCGCGCTTGCGGGTGGGCATGTCGGTGGAAGCCGACGTGGACACCCGTGGCGAGCCCGAAGCCCTGGCGGGGGTGAACTGA
- a CDS encoding efflux transporter outer membrane subunit: MRRHATLLVLAMGLGACSVGPDFTRPDAELDTNWTLADDADLPSRVLQADLDERWWEGFGDPLLASLIHRATHENLDLLAAANRVEQSRAARRSVAAGQAPDLGVGAGYSRARNSQRGLSDPSGESGRAAYSLWQGGLDMAWELDLWGRVRREVEAADAGVQVSEETRRGVLLAVTAETARRYIELRGAQNALAITLQNLEIARRSLALNRTRLADGVATQLEVAEAAAQVASLESRLPPLRQREASLANALALLLALPPGALREALAAQEAPAIPTGPARVPLGLPSELAERRPDIRRAEAALHAATAEIGVAEGDFYPRITLSGDLGLQALQLNDLGWDARRFAVGPALSLPLFDGGRRRGTLELSKARQQEAAIAYRSTVLAAWHEVDDTLGACQAQQRRQASLDQAVEHARVALDNAERQYGQGTVDFLNVLSVQNALLANQAEQVDSATAAALALVDLYRALGGGWQALEGEGASGA, from the coding sequence ATGCGTCGACACGCGACCCTGCTGGTCCTGGCGATGGGCCTCGGCGCCTGCAGCGTCGGCCCGGACTTCACCCGGCCCGACGCCGAACTGGACACGAACTGGACCCTGGCCGACGACGCCGACCTGCCGAGCCGCGTGCTCCAGGCCGATCTGGACGAACGCTGGTGGGAGGGCTTCGGCGACCCGCTGCTGGCTTCGCTTATCCACCGCGCCACCCACGAGAACCTCGACCTGCTCGCCGCCGCCAACCGCGTGGAGCAGAGCCGCGCCGCACGTCGCAGCGTGGCCGCCGGGCAGGCGCCGGATCTCGGTGTCGGCGCGGGCTACAGTCGCGCGCGCAACAGCCAGCGCGGCCTTTCCGACCCGTCCGGCGAGTCGGGCCGCGCTGCCTACAGCCTCTGGCAGGGCGGCCTGGACATGGCCTGGGAGCTGGACCTCTGGGGCCGGGTAAGGCGCGAGGTGGAAGCGGCGGACGCCGGCGTGCAGGTCTCCGAGGAGACGCGCCGAGGCGTGCTGCTGGCGGTGACGGCGGAAACCGCGCGCCGCTACATCGAGCTGCGTGGCGCGCAGAACGCCCTGGCCATCACGCTGCAGAACCTGGAGATCGCCCGGCGCAGCCTGGCCCTCAACCGCACCCGCCTGGCCGATGGCGTCGCCACCCAGCTGGAGGTGGCCGAAGCGGCGGCACAGGTGGCCAGCCTCGAATCGCGCCTGCCGCCCCTGCGTCAGCGCGAGGCAAGCCTGGCCAATGCCCTGGCCCTGTTGCTGGCGCTGCCGCCCGGCGCGCTGCGCGAGGCGCTGGCGGCCCAGGAGGCACCGGCCATTCCCACCGGCCCGGCACGGGTGCCCTTGGGCCTGCCCAGTGAACTGGCCGAGCGCCGCCCGGACATCCGCCGCGCCGAAGCTGCCCTGCACGCCGCCACGGCCGAAATAGGCGTGGCCGAGGGCGACTTCTACCCGCGCATCACCCTCTCCGGCGACCTCGGCTTGCAAGCCCTGCAACTGAACGACCTGGGCTGGGACGCCCGACGCTTCGCCGTCGGCCCGGCCCTGAGCCTGCCGCTGTTCGACGGCGGCCGCCGGCGCGGCACCCTGGAACTGAGCAAAGCCCGCCAGCAGGAAGCCGCCATCGCCTACCGCAGCACCGTGCTCGCCGCCTGGCACGAAGTGGACGACACCCTCGGCGCCTGCCAGGCACAGCAACGCCGACAGGCCAGCCTGGACCAGGCGGTGGAACACGCCCGCGTGGCCCTCGACAACGCCGAACGCCAATACGGCCAGGGCACGGTGGACTTCCTCAACGTGCTCAGCGTGCAGAACGCGCTGCTGGCCAACCAGGCCGAACAGGTGGACAGCGCCACCGCCGCCGCCCTGGCGCTGGTGGACCTCTACCGCGCCCTTGGTGGCGGCTGGCAGGCGTTGGAAGGGGAGGGTGCGTCGGGGGCCTGA
- a CDS encoding IS110 family transposase: MPSVIGVDIAKHTFDIATLQANGKYRTKAKLANSEAGFRTLQEWLNKHSEAGAWVVMEATGIHHEALAEWLLEQNYRVCVLNPAQIAHYARSQLQRVKTDKVDAKLIAEYGERHQDELRPWQPEPRAIRRLKALMRRLADLQEIQQMESNRLEVADTSVQESIRSVLRHIEQQIEETLKAINDHIDNDPDLRGKRDLLTSIDGIADKTAALILAELGDPHRFTSSRAITAFAGLNPRLQESGKYRGQTRISKMGSSRLRAGLYMPAVCALQHNGAIKAMRERLRAKGKTGMQIICAAMRKLLNIAYGVLKSGQPYDVKLALAH, translated from the coding sequence ATGCCCAGTGTCATTGGTGTCGACATTGCGAAGCACACGTTTGATATCGCCACCCTGCAGGCGAACGGCAAGTACCGCACCAAGGCCAAGTTGGCCAACAGCGAGGCGGGCTTTCGCACGCTGCAGGAGTGGCTGAACAAGCACAGCGAGGCGGGTGCCTGGGTCGTGATGGAAGCCACCGGCATCCACCATGAAGCCCTGGCCGAATGGCTGCTGGAGCAGAACTATCGGGTCTGCGTCCTCAACCCTGCGCAGATCGCCCACTACGCCCGCAGTCAGCTGCAGCGCGTGAAAACTGACAAGGTCGACGCCAAGCTGATCGCCGAATACGGCGAGCGCCACCAAGACGAGCTACGGCCCTGGCAGCCTGAACCTCGCGCCATACGGCGCCTGAAAGCACTGATGCGGCGCCTGGCGGATCTGCAGGAAATCCAGCAGATGGAGAGCAATCGCCTGGAGGTGGCCGATACCAGCGTGCAGGAGTCGATCCGCTCAGTGTTGCGGCACATCGAGCAACAGATCGAGGAAACCCTCAAGGCCATCAACGACCACATCGACAATGACCCGGATCTGCGTGGCAAACGTGATCTGTTGACCAGCATCGATGGCATCGCGGACAAGACAGCCGCCCTGATCCTGGCGGAGCTGGGCGACCCTCATCGCTTCACCAGCAGCCGCGCGATTACCGCCTTTGCCGGACTCAACCCGCGTTTGCAGGAGTCTGGTAAGTACCGGGGGCAGACCCGCATTTCCAAGATGGGCTCATCGCGGCTGCGTGCTGGGCTGTACATGCCTGCCGTTTGCGCCCTGCAGCACAACGGGGCGATCAAAGCGATGAGAGAACGCCTCAGAGCCAAGGGCAAGACCGGCATGCAGATCATCTGCGCAGCGATGCGTAAGCTGCTGAACATCGCTTATGGCGTCTTGAAATCGGGCCAGCCGTACGACGTAAAACTGGCCCTTGCTCACTAG
- a CDS encoding SGNH/GDSL hydrolase family protein, whose amino-acid sequence MNVRRILLAWMLGVVVVGPTVAAENPSAKPVIGSASQQAVTGRPLSVLFVGNSYTFYNDLPRMVRQMSLDAAQPRPLDVRDVTFGGASLEAHWNRGVVQKVLASQHWDYVVIQDFSTMPVDNPEKTRKYVRLMAAEARKAGAQPILYLTWARQAIPAMQTQLDSVYTGLANETHSLLAPVGQAWKQALAATPQPHLFIEDGSHPSYSGSYLTASVFYSLIYGVQPPAPSPEQAARLDRDSSGSALQGFAWNSLQAQDLALRTVPAELRSLPITATR is encoded by the coding sequence ATGAATGTGCGTCGAATCCTCCTGGCCTGGATGCTGGGAGTTGTCGTCGTCGGCCCGACTGTGGCCGCTGAAAACCCGTCTGCGAAACCGGTGATCGGTTCCGCCTCGCAACAGGCCGTGACGGGCCGCCCGCTCAGCGTGCTGTTCGTGGGCAACAGCTACACCTTCTACAACGACCTGCCGCGCATGGTCCGGCAGATGTCCCTCGACGCCGCCCAGCCGCGCCCGCTGGACGTGCGCGACGTCACCTTCGGCGGCGCCAGCCTCGAAGCCCACTGGAACCGTGGCGTGGTGCAGAAGGTGCTGGCCAGCCAGCACTGGGACTATGTGGTGATCCAGGACTTCAGCACCATGCCGGTGGACAACCCCGAGAAGACCCGCAAATACGTGCGCCTGATGGCCGCCGAGGCACGCAAGGCCGGTGCCCAGCCGATCCTCTACCTGACCTGGGCGCGCCAGGCGATCCCAGCCATGCAGACGCAGCTCGACAGCGTCTACACCGGCCTGGCCAACGAGACCCATTCCCTGCTGGCCCCGGTCGGCCAGGCCTGGAAGCAGGCCCTGGCGGCCACGCCGCAACCGCACCTGTTCATCGAGGACGGCAGCCACCCGAGCTACAGCGGCAGCTACCTCACCGCCTCGGTGTTCTATTCGCTGATCTACGGCGTGCAGCCGCCGGCGCCGTCGCCCGAGCAGGCCGCGCGCCTGGATCGCGACAGCAGCGGCAGCGCCTTGCAGGGCTTCGCCTGGAACTCCCTGCAGGCCCAGGACCTGGCCTTGCGCACCGTGCCGGCCGAGCTGCGCAGCCTGCCGATCACCGCCACCCGTTGA
- the hrpA gene encoding ATP-dependent RNA helicase HrpA — protein sequence MTDIASLHKNLDHALIADRHRLRRQLHELHKKPDEAKFAQWLERFQASCAKVEARRSSVPRMRYDDALPIAAKRDEIKAALEKHQVLVIAGETGSGKTTQLPKICLEMGRGTHGLIGHTQPRRLAARSVATRVAEEIGTPLGELVGYQVRFEDQSNERSLVKLMTDGILLAETQHDRLLERYDTIIVDEAHERSLNIDFLLGYLKTLLPRRPDLKLIITSATIDLERFSKHFGDAPIVEVSGRTYPVDTWYRPLAAEVDENGEALFDDLSVDQGILRALEEIGDFERAEGKRPGDVLVFLPGEREIRDAAEVLRKANLRLTEVLPLYARLTPAEQQKIFAPMAGRKIVLATNVAETSLTVPGIRYVIDSGTARISRYSYRAKVQRLPIEAVSQASANQRKGRCGRVEPGICVRLYSEEDFLGRPEFTDPEILRTNLAAVILQMLHLRLGEISDFPFIEPPDGKAVSDGFTLLQELSAVNREGQLTPLGRQLARLPVDPRLGRMVLEGAHQGSLDEVLLITSALSVQDPRERPMERQQAADQAHAQWKDVDSDFAALVNLWRGFEEQRQALGSNALRNWCRKNFLNYMRLREWRDAHRQLTLICRELKLTLNKEPADYPRVHKALLSGLLSQIGQKSEDGDYLGARQRRFWIHPSTVIAKKRPQWIMAAELVETTKLFARMVAKIDPDWLEPLAGHLVKKNHLEPHWEKKRGQVVAYEQVSLYGLIVVGRRPVHYGPIDPPVARELFIREGLVRGEIHSRAKCLAANRQLLERLDELEAKARRRDILADEETLFDYYAARLPEDIYQTASFEKWYERERAKSPELLIMREEDVLAREANEVTAAQYPDTLRIGDLQLSLDYHFEPGHARDGVTLRVPAPLLPQLQAERLDWLVPGLLEAKCVALVRNLPKAIRKNFVPVPDFVKAALAKLVFAEGSLPEALGRELQRMTGSRVPEEAWTEAAALLEGHLKMNIEVVDARGKFLGEGRDLAELTARFAEASQAALAIPQGDKAQKAVEAKVFAEVAEKTQQKIAGLSMTVYPALVEEGGVVKEHRFPTQAEAEYQHRRALQRLLLQQLAEPAKFLRGKLPGLTELGLLYRDMGRVDALVEDILLASLDSCILEGETNLPRDGAALASLAEKKRGAWAEHAERLARLVLDILKLWHGLQKRFKGRIDLAQAVALNDIKAQLGNLVYPGFVRETPGEWLKELPRYLKAIEQRFDKIGAQLQRDRVWSGELAGYWEQYQARLAKHAQEGKRDPELQTFRWMLEEYRVSLFAQQLGTKMAVSDKRLNKQWTQVEA from the coding sequence ATGACCGACATCGCCTCCCTGCACAAGAACCTCGATCACGCCCTGATCGCCGACCGCCATCGCCTGCGTCGCCAGCTCCACGAGCTGCACAAGAAGCCGGACGAGGCCAAGTTCGCCCAGTGGCTGGAGCGCTTCCAGGCGTCCTGCGCCAAGGTCGAGGCGCGCCGCAGCAGCGTGCCGCGCATGCGCTACGACGATGCCCTGCCCATCGCCGCCAAGCGTGACGAGATCAAGGCCGCGCTGGAGAAACACCAGGTCCTGGTGATCGCCGGCGAAACCGGTTCGGGCAAGACCACCCAGTTGCCGAAGATCTGCCTGGAGATGGGGCGTGGCACCCACGGCCTGATCGGCCACACCCAGCCGCGCCGGCTGGCCGCGCGCAGCGTGGCGACCCGCGTGGCCGAGGAGATCGGCACGCCCCTGGGCGAGCTGGTGGGCTACCAGGTGCGCTTCGAGGACCAGTCCAACGAGCGCAGCCTGGTCAAGTTGATGACCGACGGCATCCTCCTGGCCGAAACCCAGCATGACCGCCTGCTCGAGCGCTACGACACCATCATCGTCGACGAGGCCCACGAGCGGAGCCTGAACATCGACTTCCTCCTGGGCTACCTGAAAACGCTGCTGCCACGGCGCCCGGACCTGAAGCTGATCATCACCTCGGCGACCATCGACCTGGAGCGCTTCTCCAAACATTTCGGTGACGCACCCATAGTCGAAGTCTCCGGCCGCACCTACCCGGTGGACACCTGGTACCGGCCCCTGGCCGCCGAGGTGGACGAGAACGGCGAAGCGCTGTTCGACGACCTGTCGGTGGACCAGGGCATCCTCCGCGCCCTGGAAGAGATCGGCGACTTCGAGCGCGCCGAGGGCAAGCGCCCGGGTGATGTGCTGGTGTTCCTTCCCGGCGAGCGCGAGATCCGCGATGCCGCCGAGGTGCTGCGCAAGGCCAACCTGCGCCTGACCGAGGTGCTGCCGCTCTATGCGCGCCTGACCCCGGCCGAGCAGCAGAAGATCTTCGCGCCCATGGCCGGCCGCAAGATCGTGCTCGCCACCAACGTTGCCGAAACCTCGCTGACGGTGCCCGGTATCCGCTACGTGATCGACAGCGGCACCGCGCGCATCAGCCGCTACAGCTACCGCGCCAAGGTGCAGCGCCTGCCCATCGAGGCCGTGTCCCAGGCCAGCGCCAACCAGCGCAAGGGCCGTTGCGGCCGTGTCGAGCCGGGCATCTGCGTGCGCCTCTACAGCGAGGAGGATTTCCTCGGCCGCCCTGAGTTCACCGACCCGGAGATCCTGCGTACCAACCTGGCGGCGGTGATCCTGCAGATGCTCCACCTGCGCCTTGGCGAAATCAGCGACTTCCCCTTCATCGAGCCGCCGGATGGCAAGGCGGTGAGCGACGGCTTCACCCTGCTGCAGGAACTCTCGGCGGTGAACCGCGAGGGCCAGCTCACGCCCCTGGGCCGCCAGCTGGCGCGCCTGCCGGTGGACCCGCGCCTGGGCCGCATGGTGCTGGAAGGCGCCCACCAGGGCAGCCTCGACGAAGTGCTGCTGATCACCAGCGCGCTCTCGGTGCAGGACCCGCGCGAACGGCCGATGGAGCGCCAGCAGGCCGCCGACCAGGCCCACGCGCAATGGAAGGACGTGGATTCCGACTTCGCCGCGCTGGTCAATCTCTGGCGCGGCTTCGAGGAACAGCGCCAGGCGCTGGGCTCCAACGCGCTGCGCAACTGGTGCCGCAAGAACTTCCTCAACTACATGCGCCTGCGCGAGTGGCGTGACGCCCACCGTCAGCTGACGCTGATCTGCCGCGAGCTCAAGCTGACCCTCAACAAGGAGCCGGCGGACTACCCGCGCGTGCACAAGGCGCTGCTCTCCGGCCTGCTCAGCCAGATCGGCCAGAAGAGCGAGGACGGCGACTACCTCGGCGCCCGCCAGCGGCGTTTCTGGATCCACCCCTCGACCGTGATCGCCAAGAAGCGGCCGCAATGGATCATGGCCGCCGAACTGGTGGAGACCACCAAGCTGTTCGCGCGCATGGTCGCCAAGATCGACCCCGACTGGCTGGAGCCCCTGGCCGGCCACCTGGTGAAGAAGAACCACCTGGAGCCGCACTGGGAGAAGAAGCGTGGCCAGGTCGTGGCCTACGAGCAGGTCAGCCTCTACGGGCTGATCGTGGTCGGCCGGCGCCCGGTGCATTACGGGCCCATCGACCCACCGGTGGCCCGCGAGCTGTTCATCCGCGAGGGCCTGGTGCGTGGCGAAATCCACAGCCGCGCCAAGTGCCTGGCCGCCAACCGCCAGTTGCTGGAACGCCTCGACGAGCTGGAGGCCAAGGCCCGGCGTCGCGACATCCTGGCCGACGAGGAAACCCTCTTCGACTACTACGCCGCGCGCCTGCCGGAGGACATCTACCAGACCGCCAGCTTCGAGAAATGGTACGAGCGCGAGCGGGCGAAGAGCCCCGAGCTGCTGATCATGCGCGAGGAGGACGTGCTGGCCCGCGAGGCCAACGAAGTCACCGCCGCGCAGTATCCCGACACCCTGCGCATCGGCGACCTGCAGCTGTCCCTGGACTACCACTTCGAGCCCGGCCATGCCCGTGACGGCGTGACCCTGCGGGTGCCAGCGCCGCTGCTGCCACAACTCCAGGCCGAGCGCCTGGACTGGCTGGTGCCCGGGTTGCTGGAAGCCAAGTGCGTGGCCCTGGTGCGCAACCTGCCCAAGGCCATCCGCAAGAACTTCGTGCCGGTGCCGGACTTCGTCAAGGCTGCGCTGGCCAAGCTGGTCTTCGCCGAGGGTTCGCTGCCCGAAGCGCTGGGCCGCGAGCTGCAACGCATGACCGGCTCGCGGGTGCCCGAGGAGGCCTGGACTGAAGCCGCCGCGCTGCTGGAAGGGCACCTGAAGATGAACATCGAGGTGGTCGACGCCCGGGGCAAGTTCCTCGGCGAGGGCCGCGACCTGGCCGAGCTGACCGCGCGCTTCGCCGAAGCCAGCCAGGCCGCCCTGGCCATCCCTCAGGGCGACAAGGCGCAGAAGGCGGTGGAAGCCAAGGTGTTCGCCGAGGTCGCCGAGAAGACCCAGCAGAAGATCGCCGGGCTCTCCATGACCGTCTACCCGGCGCTGGTGGAGGAGGGCGGGGTGGTCAAGGAACACCGCTTCCCAACCCAGGCCGAAGCCGAGTACCAGCACCGCCGCGCCCTGCAGCGTCTGCTCCTGCAACAGCTGGCCGAGCCGGCCAAGTTCCTCCGTGGCAAGCTGCCGGGCCTCACCGAGCTGGGCCTGCTTTACCGCGATATGGGCCGGGTCGATGCGCTGGTGGAGGACATCCTCCTGGCCAGCCTCGACAGCTGCATCCTCGAAGGCGAAACCAACCTGCCCCGCGATGGCGCGGCACTGGCCTCGCTGGCGGAGAAGAAGCGCGGCGCCTGGGCCGAACATGCCGAGCGCCTGGCGCGCCTGGTGCTGGACATCCTCAAGCTGTGGCACGGCCTGCAGAAGCGCTTCAAGGGGCGCATCGACCTGGCCCAGGCGGTGGCGCTGAACGACATCAAGGCGCAGCTGGGCAACCTGGTGTACCCCGGTTTCGTCCGCGAAACCCCGGGCGAATGGCTGAAGGAGCTGCCGCGCTACCTCAAGGCCATCGAGCAGCGCTTCGACAAGATCGGCGCCCAGCTGCAGCGCGACCGCGTCTGGTCCGGCGAGCTGGCCGGCTACTGGGAGCAGTACCAGGCACGCCTGGCCAAGCACGCCCAGGAGGGTAAGCGCGACCCCGAGCTGCAAACCTTCCGCTGGATGCTGGAGGAGTACCGCGTGTCCCTCTTCGCCCAGCAGTTGGGCACCAAGATGGCGGTTTCCGATAAACGACTGAATAAGCAGTGGACCCAGGTAGAGGCTTGA